The genomic DNA GGAAGAACTGTTTGGCATGAACTTTTCAAAACTGATGGTGTACGGCGATGACGTCATGCCGGAAGATGATTATAAAAAGTTCGAAGAGATTATGGTGCGGATTTGTAATAATGAGCCGTATCAGTATGTGCTCGGTGAAGCGTATTTTTACGATGCATATTTTAAAGTAACACCGGATACACTGATTCCGCGAAACGAAACTGAAGAGCTCGTGGATTTCGTGCTGAGAAATGAGCATGACAGCGGCATGACAGCGGTTGATATCGGTACCGGAACGGGTGCCATCGGCCTGACTCTGGCCCGTTACTGGGAACTAAACAGGGTCATAGTAACGGATTTATCGAAAGCGGCGCTTGAGGTTGCGAAGGAGAATGGGGAGCGGCTCGGAGCAACTGCCGAGTATCTCGAAGGCAGTTTATTCGTACCTTTAGTGGATAAAGAAATTAAAGCTGATATAATCATCTCTAATCCTCCGTATATAAGCGAGGATGAAAAACATCTGATGACTGCATCTGTACTTGAGCACGAGCCGCAGACTGCGCTGTTTGCAAAAGACAGCGGACTTGCACTGTACAAAGAGATGATCCGTACGCTCGACGGCGTTTTGAATCCGGGCGGGCGCGTGTATTTTGAAATCGGCTTTAATCAGGCAAAAGTGCTGAAGACTTTTATTGAAAATGTCCTGCCGGGAACTGATGTGCATACAATCAAGGATATCAATCAGAACGACAGAATATTATATTTTACGCGGGGTGAAAAACAGTGACTAAAATTTGGAAAATTACCGAAGCCGATTTAACGAATGCGGACAATCAGGAAGCACTGCTCGAACAGCTGGAAGAAATAAAAATTGCATTTACCTACGGTGAAATTATCGGTATTCCGACTGAAACGGTATACGGTCTGGCAGCGGATGCGAGGAATTCGGAAGCAATCAATAAGATTTTTTCTGCCAAAGGACGTCCTGGAGACAATCCTTTAATTATACATATCCACGATATCAGCCAGCTTGAAGACTTTACAGCGGTACTCGATGAACGCGTTCTCAGTCTGATGGAGGCCTTCTGGCCGGGACCGATATCATTTATTCTCCCGCTGACCGGTGATTATCTGTCGTCCACTGCAGTCGCTGAACTCGATTCAGTGGCAGTGCGTATGCCGAGTCATCCGGTCGGACGGAAAATTCTGCAGCATGCTGATATGCCGCTTGCAGCACCCAGTGCGAACATCAGCGGCAAGCCCTCGCCGACGAATGCGCAGCATGTCATCGATGATCTTGAAGACCGCGTGTACGGCGTTGTCGACAGCGAGTCTGCAATTTACGGTATCGAGAGTACGGTGCTCGACTGTACGCAGTTCCCGTACAGAATCGCCCGCCCGGGTGCAGTGACGAAAGAACAGCTTGAAGCAGTGCTCGAGTCAGCGGTGGATACAGTAAGCAGCCAGACGGATAAGCCAATCTCACCGGGAATGAAATATAAACATTATGCGCCGAGTCAGCCTTTAATCGTCATCGAAGGCGGGATTAACAACAATACGAAACTGCCGGTGGAACGGACGCAGAAAGTCGGTATTATCGCACCGGAAACGAGCAGGGAATTTATCGGTGAGGACATACAGTTTATCAGTCTGTGCAGAGACCGTAACAGTTACAGGGAAGCAGCACGCAATCTGTACTCGGCACTTCGTATTATGGATAATTCCGATGTCGATATTATTTTCATTCACGGCTTTGACAAAGTGCCGGAATCGGAAGGTCTGATGAACCGCATTTACAAAGCGACGGGAAACGAAGTGATTCAGGGTGGATAAAATAATATTTGTCTGTACGGGAAATACATGCCGCAGCCCGCTCGCAGAAAGTTACGCACGAATGAAATATCCGGATATGGATATTTCATCCCGCGGACTCTTCGTTGTGGAGGAGCGGACGAACAGCCGCTCGCTTAATATAATAGAAGAAAATAACCTGCCCGCACCGACACCGCCAAAACAGCTGACAGCGGAAGACGTTCAGAAAGCAAAACTCGTCGTTATGGGGAGAAGTCATAAAGAGGCTATTCTCGGCCGGTGGCCTGATGCAGATGTGAGACTGGTGTCTGAATATGCCGGGGAAACATCAGTGGACATTCCAGACCCGTACGGCGGTACACAGTCGCAGTACGAAGAAGTATTTTTACATCTGAAAGAATACATTGAAAAATTTAACTGGTAAGACCAGTAATCTTTTGAAACTGGGAATGCTGCCGGTTATAATATGTTCTAAGGAGATGAGTGTATGAAAGTTGTTATAGCATCAGACCACGGCGGCATCAATTTAAAAAAAGCCGTGACGGAATATTTAACTGCTCAGCAGATTGAATTTACAGATCTCGGGCCTGACAATACGGACTCTGTGGATTACCCGGATTATGCCAAGCCGGTTGCAGAGAAAGTTGCTGCAGGAGAGTATGATAAAGGTATTTTAATTTGCGGTACAGGTATCGGCATGAATATTACTGCAAATAAAACCAAAGGTATTCGCTGTGCACTTGTACACGATACTTTCTCGGCAAAAGCAACACGCGCACACAACGATTCCAATGTACTCGCGATGGGTGAAAGAGTTATCGGACCGGGTCTTGCACTTGAAGTAGTGGACACCTGGCTGAACACTGAATTTGAGGGTGGTAGACATGAAAGACGCGTTTGTAAGATTGAAGAATGACTTACAGACACTGACGGATGACTTATATGAAACTGATTTCTTCACACCGGGTAAAGTGCTTGTTATCGGCTGTTCAACATCGGAAACGATCGGAAAACATATCGGTAAAAGCAGTTCGGATGAAGCTGCGGAAGTCATATTTGAACATTTTTTTGAAATCGCAACCAAAGAAAATGTTCACTTGTTATTTCAGGGATGTGAACATATTAACCGTTCCCTGACAACGACGAGAAAGACGATGGAAACATTGAAGCTTGAAGAAGTAACGGTAGTGCCGCACAAAGAAGCCGGGGGCAGCTTAAGCGAACTCGCTTATAAAGAAATTGACGACCCTGTTGTCGTTGAATCTGTTCAGGCGGACCGCGGCATTGATATTGGGCAGACGCTGATCGGCATGCACATGAAACACGTTGCAATTCCGGTCCGGACGTCTGTAAAAACAGTTGGCGAAGCAGTAGTGA from Jeotgalicoccus saudimassiliensis includes the following:
- a CDS encoding L-threonylcarbamoyladenylate synthase, coding for MTKIWKITEADLTNADNQEALLEQLEEIKIAFTYGEIIGIPTETVYGLAADARNSEAINKIFSAKGRPGDNPLIIHIHDISQLEDFTAVLDERVLSLMEAFWPGPISFILPLTGDYLSSTAVAELDSVAVRMPSHPVGRKILQHADMPLAAPSANISGKPSPTNAQHVIDDLEDRVYGVVDSESAIYGIESTVLDCTQFPYRIARPGAVTKEQLEAVLESAVDTVSSQTDKPISPGMKYKHYAPSQPLIVIEGGINNNTKLPVERTQKVGIIAPETSREFIGEDIQFISLCRDRNSYREAARNLYSALRIMDNSDVDIIFIHGFDKVPESEGLMNRIYKATGNEVIQGG
- the prmC gene encoding peptide chain release factor N(5)-glutamine methyltransferase, encoding MKQYKTVLKEAEASLSVYGQETRTASIVMEELFGMNFSKLMVYGDDVMPEDDYKKFEEIMVRICNNEPYQYVLGEAYFYDAYFKVTPDTLIPRNETEELVDFVLRNEHDSGMTAVDIGTGTGAIGLTLARYWELNRVIVTDLSKAALEVAKENGERLGATAEYLEGSLFVPLVDKEIKADIIISNPPYISEDEKHLMTASVLEHEPQTALFAKDSGLALYKEMIRTLDGVLNPGGRVYFEIGFNQAKVLKTFIENVLPGTDVHTIKDINQNDRILYFTRGEKQ
- a CDS encoding arsenate reductase/protein-tyrosine-phosphatase family protein; this encodes MDKIIFVCTGNTCRSPLAESYARMKYPDMDISSRGLFVVEERTNSRSLNIIEENNLPAPTPPKQLTAEDVQKAKLVVMGRSHKEAILGRWPDADVRLVSEYAGETSVDIPDPYGGTQSQYEEVFLHLKEYIEKFNW
- the rpiB gene encoding ribose 5-phosphate isomerase B, yielding MKVVIASDHGGINLKKAVTEYLTAQQIEFTDLGPDNTDSVDYPDYAKPVAEKVAAGEYDKGILICGTGIGMNITANKTKGIRCALVHDTFSAKATRAHNDSNVLAMGERVIGPGLALEVVDTWLNTEFEGGRHERRVCKIEE
- a CDS encoding TIGR01440 family protein, with protein sequence MKDAFVRLKNDLQTLTDDLYETDFFTPGKVLVIGCSTSETIGKHIGKSSSDEAAEVIFEHFFEIATKENVHLLFQGCEHINRSLTTTRKTMETLKLEEVTVVPHKEAGGSLSELAYKEIDDPVVVESVQADRGIDIGQTLIGMHMKHVAIPVRTSVKTVGEAVVTIATTRPKLVGGPRAHYK